From a region of the Xyrauchen texanus isolate HMW12.3.18 chromosome 39, RBS_HiC_50CHRs, whole genome shotgun sequence genome:
- the pdrg1 gene encoding p53 and DNA damage-regulated protein 1 has product MEESAQRILEHLTEVEVAAEDILTDKQQIVDLDLRRNRNREALNALRNNSTNGNVKVCFGNMFIKFPQENTRSMILKDQEQLDKEINDLRKRLKAKVNRLNEIQGKPELRGYNLAPLSDDEIKAINSVLKK; this is encoded by the exons ATGGAGGAGAGTGCACAGCGAATATTGGAGCATTTGACGGAGGTAGAGGTTGCGGCTGAAGATATACTTACTGACAAACAACAG atTGTGGATCTGGACCTAAGGAGAAACCGAAATCGAGAGGCACTCAACGCTTTACGCAACAATTCAACAAACG GCAATGTTAAGGTGTGTTTTGGAAATATGTTCATCAAATTTCCCCAAGAGAATACCAGATCCATGATTCTTAAAG ACCAAGAGCAGCTTGACAAGGAAATAAACGACCTTCGCAAACGTCTAAAAGCAAAAGTAAATCGCCTCAATGAGATACAAG GTAAGCCTGAACTGAGAGGATACAATCTTGCCCCTTTGAGCGATGATGAGATTAAGGCAATTAACAGCGtccttaaaaaatga